CTGTGAAACCCCGGGGGAGCTGGAGGGAAGGGAGTGACTTTTCTGAGCAGACGGGTCTAGGAATCTcaggcaggaagagagagagcTCAAGGGATGGAAGTCTTGGAGAGAAGGACACTTCCCTGACCAGCCCCTTCCACCCCCGAGATCTTATCCCAAACTCCACcctctcagagaggccttcctggGCTGGGAATGGGTCACAGTCTCGTCCTGGCCGTCCCCTGGCTGTGGGCAGGAGTTTGGGCCTTTTTGTTCACTCTGCTCCCCAGAGCTGAGCAAGCGTGTGGAGCACAGCAGGTACTCCCTCCCGTTTGTGGCTGGTCAGTGGTCATCAAGCACCCCGGGCACTCCCAGctccctgcctcttcctgggAGGTTCCATTGGCCTCCTTACACAGGTGGGGGAGCCAGTGAGTGTTGAGCCTCCATTTGCCCCCAGAACCTGTCCTCCTGTCCCGGGACCCACCCCTTGGAATCCAAGGCCGACTGTCCCAGCACGGCATGACCAGGCATCCCCAGACAGGCCCCGTGTGCCATGGTGTCCACCCAGTCCTGCCTCCAGGCTTGGCCTCCCCTTCACACTGGGGGCCCCAGGTGGCCAGGACCATGCCTGCCTTGCTTGCTGCAGTAatccagtgcccagcacagcacctggcacacagcctGCCTCCTGGATGCAAGGCCTTGCTTCTGAACCCCCGAGAGCCTCTGTCTCCAACCTAGTCTGCTCACCACACCCTCCTCCCTGGCCCTCTCCTCCATCCTCAATCACTCCAGCCATTTTTGGGGGCATTTGAGCCACCTTTTTGCCCTGAGATATGCCAAAGCCAGGTTCCTTAGCTTGGTGTCAAGACCCAGCAGAGCTGGTCCGAGCCCAGGTACCGCTACACCCCAGGCAGCCTCCAGGCCCGCTCAGCCCTTGCCTCCACTCTGCGCTGCCATCCCCACTGGGCAGCCTGGCAAAGTGCTCCCCTCCCTCAAAGACCAAAACTTTGCTGCCCAGACACCTCCCCTAGGCAGGCAGTccctcctcctgggcctcaggGAAGCCCCTCCCTGTGCAGGAATCTGCTTCTCCCACATCAGAGTCCTCCCCAGCCAGCAAGCCCCTCCTTTCCCCACCTTTATACCCCTACTAGCCTGCATGTAAGTGTCTGGTGAGCTAGGAAGTGGGTGCCTTGCATTCAAGAACTCACTGAGCTCTGGGGCTGTGCCGGGCTGAGTGTCTGGGGAAGGTCAACGCTAGCAGGGCGCCACCCCGACCTCACTGGGCTCAAAATTTGGCGAGATGGACTAATGTCAGGGTCTGGCACCTCAGAGAACCAGGAGGTGGCTTAGATGGGGAAGGAACACGCAAGGCGCTGGGGGAGCAGATGAGAGGCTGAACAGGTACCAGGGCCTCTGGCCTCTGGGAGCTCATGGCccagtcatggggaagacaaggCCAGCTGGCACTGAGGGAGGGGGAGATGGGCATGGAGTCCCAGTGCCAGGCCAAGCCGCCAGAGATTCCTGGGGGGCAGAAGAGTTGGGGGCGGGCCTCTTGCCCTTTCCCAGAGTCACCagcacctgccctccccagccccaggcctccaccTGGAGTCACCTTGTCCCCTCTTGGAAGCCAATTAGGAACCCCAGTTGCAGCAGTGGGGATTAATATGATTAATAAGGCCCCCAATCTCCCAGGTGCTGATTCAGCTAGGAGCTTAGGGAAGAGAGGTCACTTTATAAGGGCCTGGGGGGGGTCAGAGCCTGGAGTCATACAGCCGGAGCCCTGGGTGCCCAAGCTCAGGACCTAGCAGCACTTTTGGGTCAGAGCCGCCCAAGGGGCAGCCCCAAGGGCCGCAGCCATGAACGGGACGGAGGGCCCGAACTTCTACGTGCCCTTCTCCAACAAGACGGGCGTGGTGCGCAGCCCCTTCGAGTACCCGCAGTACTACCTGGCTGAGCCATGGCAGTTCTCCATGCTGGCTGCCTACATGTTTCTGCTGATCGTGCTGGGCTTCCCCATCAACTTCCTCACGCTCTACGTCACGGTGCAGCACAAGAAGCTGCGCACGCCCCTCAACTACATCCTGCTGAACCTGGCCGTGGCAGACCTCTTCATGGTCTTCGGTGGCTTCACCACTACTCTCTACACCTCTCTGCATGGATACTTTGTCTTCGGGCCTACAGGATGCAATCTGGAGGGCTTCTTTGCCACCGTGGGAGGTATGAGCTGGGGGTGGCAGGGCCCAGGAGCCAGGGAGCATGGAGGGGTTTGGGGATGGTGGCCAAGAGGCCTTTTCTCCTCGGAGGCGGTCAGCATTATCCAAAGCCCTCACTTTCTCAATCAACAAACACTGTTGGTGATGATAAGCTGGGCTGCCGTTGGTTCAAGGCAGACATTGGACACTGGGAGTTCACTTCACTTGAGtgctgcccttgtctggcttTACAGCAAGGAAACTGGGGATGAGAGGAGTCAAGGACTTTGCTGGGGTCACATGGTGGCAGGGGCTGAGTCAATTCTAGCCCACGTCTGTGTGGCCCCTGAGGCCATGTTCTGTTTACCTCAGAGCAGCTGTGCTGCATCAGACCCACGCCTGGCACTGGGGGTAGAGCTGGACAGGACAGGTGCCTGTGCTCAGGGCTACTAGCCGGAGTGGGAGGCAGATTCTCAGTCCTCCAGTCACTGGACTtggcctgtgctgggcagtgggCTCAGTCTCTCCCATCCCCCAGCATCTATCTGACCCTGCAGAGAAGTGTCCCCATATGTGGCACCCCTGTGTCACTCCTGCCATCTGGCCTAAGACTGGGTGATCCATGGCCACTAAAGGTGACAAACACCCAGTGATGGCCAAAGATTGCCCGGGAATGGGACTGAGGTGGCATCCAGGACCCATGAGGGGCAGAAGACAGGGACACAGGGCAGTCCTGCTCTGCCCGGCACCCTGGCTTTGTAGTAACTGACCTCCAGCATCTCCTGCCTGCCTGAGGGGCCATGCCCTGGGGACCATGGTCCTGGATCTGAGCCAGGAAACCTAGGCTGTGGTTACTGCTGCCCTGCCACACCCCCAAATGagcctcttcccctctccatgcttctgttttctcctctgctAAGTGGAATCTGTTATCTCGGCAGCACCCCAATCAGTTTTCcaggcaaagaaaatatttgaaagcatCTTCCAAAGCTGCAGATCACCACACAGGCTCAATTCCTCCCTATGGAAGGGGTTTCTCTGAAGGGGAAGAGCCCCCCCACCACAAAAGCACTCAAGCCTAGCAAAGAGACTGGAGGTGGGCTGGGAAGTGTCAGGCCAGAGGCAGCAGGGAGCCGGCGCTGCACACAGGCGGACACCTCTATGCGGTCGTCAGTGATGCTCCCTTTCACGCCCTGGGACACTCCAGCCTGACTGACAAGCTCTATGGCCGCCCTCCCCGCTGAGTTTCTGTCGGGCAGACTTCTGGATTGCCTCactatttcctccttcctcctctgagCAGGGCACTACTCAGCCTCCTGGCTCCCAGGCTGGGGTGCCACGAGCCCAggttatttcattttccaaaggGGGGAGAGGCCCCTTTAGAAGTAAGGAAAGACTTCCGTTTCCATGGCCACTGCATTGCCTTTCAACAGGAACTCTGCCTAGTGTTCCTGGGAGCACACATTCTTCTGTTAGAAACTCCTTAAAGGGCTTCCAGTCCAGTCATGATGCTGCGATCTGATTCCCTATGCCCCTCAGGAACCCAGAGCTTTGTCTGAACTAAACCTCGTGGGAgttcctctgctctctgcccctcAGCATACTGgtccctcttcctcttctcagtGTCCATGCCCCCTCCATCCTGTGGCTCTAAACCTGCCCCAGGTGGCCTTCCCAGCCACCACCTCCCATCTAGGAAGAGTGCTGCCTGCTGAGACAGACAGTGGGGGCCAGGCAGGGGACGTGTTGACCAATGGCTGACTGCCTTGCAGGTGAAATCGCCCTGTGGTCCTTGGTGGTACTGGCCATCGAGCGGTATGTGGTGGTGTGTAAGCCCATGAGCAACTTCCGCTTCGGGGAGAACCACGCCATCATGGGTGTCGCCCTCACCTGGGTCATGGCGCTGGCCTGCGCCGCGCCCCCCCTCGTCGGATGGTCCAGGTAATGGCACTGAGCAGGAGGGAAGGGTTTCCGGGGGGTCTTTGTAAGGTCCCCCATCCTGGACTCAAACCTGGGTCTGTCTGGCTCCAGACACGGAGCTCATATGCTCCCTGCCCCAAATACCCACCCTAGCAACATGCCCAGGGGAGGGGCTGCAGCAGCTGAAGACAGGGTCAGAACCCCATGTTGCTATGGGTCCTTGTGCCCCTTCTGAGCCTCCTGTCAAGGAGAATCCAAGATGCCCCAACCTTTCACCTTGGCTGTACCTCTAATCCTCAAATAAGCCAGACCCAGATTCCAATCCTCTTTGGTCCAGTGCCCCTTGGGCAGCTGCCTCTGACCTTGGGCCTCAGCACCCGGGGAGGCCCAGCCTTCCTAGTGCCGGTATTAACGCTGCAGCCCTGAGAACCGGGTCCTGTGCAGCCTCTAGGCAGCTGTCTCCAAATGGGGCTGAGGTGAGAGATGGGGGTAGGGCAGTGGTTTGGGAAACTAGACTGGTGTCTCTGTGGGTTCCCTCTGCTTCCAGAAAATTCCCAAtcactctttcctttcctcttctctcagTCATCTTGGAGTCAGTTTTTTGACACTTACTAAATTCATGCCCACTCCCTCCagcctctttctctgtcttctccagtTTGGCCCAATTTCATCCTTGTAGGTACAGCCAGTGGACACACCAGATTTCCTGAGGTCAGTCCAATGTCACCATCCTCTGAAATCATTGAAACATCTAATCACATGCCCTGGGGGCCTCTTGGTTACAGAAAATCTGCAAAATCCTCTAGTTACTCTGTGTGCCCACTTTTGGCCTGGAAAATATTCTTACCCTGTTGTTAGTAAGGCCTCAGCTTGTACAAACTGCCTCAAATACAGAGCTTGGGAGCTTTTCCCTTCCCCCTGCCAACCTCTGTCCCCTGTAGCCTGAGGCCTGGCCTCCAGCCTCTAGGGGACAGTGGGTCTGGTGAGGAAATGCTGCAGC
The DNA window shown above is from Manis javanica isolate MJ-LG chromosome 3, MJ_LKY, whole genome shotgun sequence and carries:
- the RHO gene encoding rhodopsin — translated: MNGTEGPNFYVPFSNKTGVVRSPFEYPQYYLAEPWQFSMLAAYMFLLIVLGFPINFLTLYVTVQHKKLRTPLNYILLNLAVADLFMVFGGFTTTLYTSLHGYFVFGPTGCNLEGFFATVGGEIALWSLVVLAIERYVVVCKPMSNFRFGENHAIMGVALTWVMALACAAPPLVGWSRYIPEGMQCSCGIDYYTLKPEVNNESFVVYMFVVHFSIPMVIIFFCYGQLVFTVKEAAAQQQESATTQKAEKEVTRMVIIMVIAFLICWLPYAGVAFYIFTHQGSNFGPVFMTIPAFFAKTSSVYNPVIYIMMNKQFRNCMLTTLCCGKNPLGDEDASTTASKTETSQVAPA